A genome region from Trichoderma asperellum chromosome 7, complete sequence includes the following:
- a CDS encoding uncharacterized protein (BUSCO:EOG092D1T7G) encodes MEAKKVIEHVQGINGGQTATGTLTLTDFHMIFSAVIPSPTHDGQEPAQSQRKRERWITYPMLSHCTFRPTPPSSRQAPSIRIQCRDFTYITFNFDTTEIAREAYDHIKCRTCKLGTVQNLFAFSHKPPKMEREVDGWNIYDPKAEFRRQGISEKLPDKGWRITNINQDYSFCDTYPAVLVVPSKISDNVLKYAKEYRSRNRIPALTYIHPVNNCTITRSSQPLAGITRRTNVQDEKLVAASFSALTNNGSGSSEDPSPMSSQTDMFNSSVMLETQLSDKERYEDELISRSMAIYDDKTGKRLIYGAQQNNLIVDARPTINAMVNQAQGMGSEPMDKYKFAEKIFLNIDNIHIMRSSLLKVVDALKDADISPLPPNRDLLQQSNWLKHIHDILDGSAIITRQVGIKHSHVLIHCSDGWDRTSQLSALSQIMLDPYYRTIDGFIVLVEKDWLSFGYMFRLRSGHLNSEDWFTIQKDAFAGLKVQPGENDGRSDAFQNVISGAKRLFSSNKDDADLATMGETASGQVVDEEATVQKMISPVFHQFLDCMYQLLRQNKTRFEFNERFLRRLLYHLHSCQYGTFLYNSEKQRKDAGVAEKTASVWDYFLCRRAEFTNPDYDPTIDDHVKGKERIILPRLNEIRWWHQLFGRTEDEMNGALNAAAIAESDRQAAVSTLNYPSVVQAEQIPERPVSRPASRPESSAPSPQPPSLSASQSVISSPETVHGILTPEDRQAALQHSVSADGMSAFAALRDGIAGLNISKAVMSNFGRAADPVPERSAAASISREQEMREMT; translated from the exons ATGGAGGCAAAGAAG GTTATCGAACATGTCCAGGGCATCAACGGCGGCCAGACAGCCACTGGCACGCTGACGCTGACCGACTTCCACATGATCTTCAGCGCAGTCATCCCGTCGCCAACGCATGATGGCCAAGAGCCCGCACAGTCGCAGAGGAAGCGTGAACGATGGATAACGTATCCCATGCTCTCGCACTGCACGTTTCGGCCGACGCCTCCGTCGTCCCGGCAGGCCCCGTCTATACGCATCCAATGCCGAGACTTCACCTACATCACCTTCAACTTCGACACCACCGAGATCGCGAGAGAAGCCTATGACCACATCAAGTGTCGCACTTGTAAACTTGGGACGGTTCAGAACCTTTTTGCTTTTAGCCACAAACCgcccaagatggagagagaggtcGATGGCTGGAACATCTACGATCCCAAGGCAGAGTTTCGCCGACAAGGCATCAGCGAAAAGCTGCCAGACAAGGGCTGGAGGATTACAAACATTAACCAAGACTATAGCTTTTGCGATACCTATCCGGCGGTTCTCGTTGTGCCATCCAAGATTTCCGATAATGTCCTCAAATATGCCAAGGAATACCGCTCCAGAAATCGAATCCCTGCCCTCACATATATCCACCCGGTAAATAACTGTACCATTACCAGGAGCTCTCAACCGCTGGCGGGCATCACCCGGAGGACCAATGTCCAAGATGAAAAGCTTGTTGCCGCGTCCTTCTCGGCTCTTACTAATAACGGGAGTGGAAGCTCCGAGGACCCTTCTCCCATGTCGAGCCAGACCGACATGTTCAACAGCAGTGTTATGCTGGAGACCCAGTTGTCGGACAAGGAGCGATATGAAGACGAGCTCATTTCTAGGTCCATGGCCATTTACGACGACAAGACGGGCAAGCGGCTGATCTATGGCGCTCAGCAGAACAATCTGATTGTCGATGCTCGCCCCACAATCAACGCCATGGTGAACCAGGCCCAGGGCATGGGCTCGGAACCCATGGACAAGTACAAATTCGCAGAAAAGATCTTCCTCAACATTGACAACATTCACATCATGCGGAGCTCGTTGCTCAAGGTGGTCGATGCGCTCAAGGATGCCGACATATCTCCCCTACCCCCCAACCGCGATCTTCTGCAGCAGAGCAACTGGCTAAAACACATTCACGACATCCTCGATGGGtccgccatcatcacccGTCAAGTAGGCATCAAGCATTCGCACGTCCTGATCCACTGCTCGGATGGCTGGGATCGCACCAGTCAACTCAGCGCCCTGTCCCAAATTATGCTGGATCCCTACTACCGCACCATTGATGGCTTCATTGTCCTCGTCGAGAAAGACTGGCTGTCATTTGGATATATGTTTAGGCTACGCTCTGGCCACCTCAATTCCGAGGACTGGTTTACCATCCAGAAAGATGCATTCGCCGGGTTAAAGGTCCAGCCCGGGGAGAATGACGGCCGCAGCGATGCCTTTCAAAATGTCATCAGCGGTGCTAAGCGTCTTTTCAGCTCCAACAAAGATGACGCTGATTTGGCCACTATGGGCGAGACTGCCAGCGGCCAGGTAGTCGACGAAGAAGCCACCGTGCAAAAGATGATAAGCCCAGTCTTCCATCAGTTTCTTGACTGCATGtaccagctgctgcggcagaaCAAGACGCGCTTCGAGTTCAACGAGCGTTTCCTCCGCCGCCTGCTCTACCATTTGCACTCTTGTCAATATGGAACGTTTTTGTACAACTCGGAGAAACAGAGAAAAGACGCTGGCGTAGCTGAGAAGACCGCATCCGTGTGGGACTACTTCCTCTGCCGAAGGGCCGAATTTACAAACCCCGACTACGATCCTACCATCGATGACCATGTTAAGGGCAAGGAGCGCATCATCTTGCCACGGCTCAACGAGATTCGCTGGTGGCATCAGCTGTTCGGCCGGACAGAGGACGAGATGAACGGTGCACTCAACGCTGCCGCTATTGCTGAAAGCGACAGACAGGCTGCCGTCTCGACTTTGAACTACCCCAGCGTTGTCCAAGCCGAACAAATTCCAGAACGGCCGGTATCGCGGCCGGCATCGCGACCGGAATCGTCGGCTCCGAGCCCACAGCCGCCCAGTCTTTCAGCCAGCCAGTCGGTCATTTCATCTCCCGAGACTGTGCATGGCATCCTTACCCCTGAAGATAGGCAAGCCGCTCTGCAACACAGCGTGTCTGCGGACGGGATGAGTGCGTTTGCTGCTCTTCGCGACGGCATCGCGGGTCTGAACATTAGCAAAGCTGTCATGTCCAATTTTGGACGGGCCGCCGATCCTGTTCCCGAGCGCTCGGCCGCGGCATCCATTTCTCGCGAGCAAGAGATGCGAGAGATGACTTAG
- a CDS encoding uncharacterized protein (BUSCO:EOG092D10XC) yields MLCFEGIALNLNIFMGRTAPPNFRVVEPKDGILQTITVSPDTAKVRPYVSGAILRNIKFTQDRYESFIALQDKLHQNLARQRTLVSIGTHDLDTIKGPFTYEALPPRDFKFVPLNQTQELTGETLMTFYENDRHLGRYLHIIKDAPVYPLILDSNRVICSLPPIINGDHSKITVNTTNVFIEITATDITKLDIVTDIMVTMFSQYCAEPFTVEPVKIISDHNNQTRVTPHLRPRVTHAEVDYLNSCTGLNESRENLCKLLSKMAYVARPSDKDSNLLEVAVPPTRADVLHQADIMEDVAVCYGFNRLPRSSPNRGATVAAPLPINKLSDIVRIEAAMAGWSEVMPLTLCSHDENFAWLNRKDDGNTVVKLANPKTLEYQVVRTSLLPGLIKTIRENKSHSLPIKIFEAADVVFKDEKSERRARNERHFAAAWCGKSSGFEIVHGLLDRLLLMLRTNFIADGGKTAAVKPDGYWIEELNEDTFFHGHAAAVYLRLGGKEQRIGEFGILHPSVLEKFDLRFPVSTLEINLEVFL; encoded by the exons ATGCTCTGCTTCGAGGGCATTGCCCTCAACCTCAACATCTTCATGGGCCGCACCGCGCCCCCCAACTTCAGAGTCGTAGAGCCCAAGGACGGCATCCTCCAGACCATTACCGTCTCTCCCGATACCGCAAAGGTCCGGCCCTACGTGTCTGGCGCCATCCTCCGCAACATCAAGTTCACCCAGGATCGATACGAGTCCTTCATTGCGCTGCAGGACAAGCTCCACCAGAACTTGGCTCGCCAGCGAACGCTCGTGTCCATCGGAACCCACGACCTGGACACCATCAAGGGTCCCTTCACATACGAGGCACTGCCTCCCCGGGACTTCAAGTTCGTCCCCCTGAACCAGACCCAGGAGCTCACTGGCGAGACCCTCATGACCTTTTACGAAAACGACCGCCATCTTGGACGCTACCTACACATCATCAAGGATGCCCCCGTATACCCCCTCATTCTCGACTCCAACCGAGTCATCTGCTCGCTGCCCCCCATCATCAACGGTGACCACTCCAAGATCACCGTCAACACCACAAACGTCTTCATCGAGATCACCGCCACCGACATCACCAAGCTGGACATTGTCACCGACATCATGGTCACCATGTTCTCTCAGTACTGCGCTGAGCCCTTCACCGTGGAGCCCGTCAAGATCATCTCGGACCACAACAACCAGACCCGCGTCACTCCCCATCTGCGTCCTCGCGTCACCCACGCCGAGGTCGACTACCTCAACAGCTGCACTGGCCTCAACGAGTCCCGCGAGAACCTCTGCAAGCTCCTCTCCAAGATGGCCTACGTCGCTCGGCCGTCGGACAAGGACTCCAACCTGCTGGAGGTGGCCGTCCCCCCTACCCGTGCCGATGTCCTGCACCAGGCCGATATCATGGAGGACGTCGCCGTCTGCTACGGTTTCAACAGACTGCCTCGCAGCTCCCCCAACCGCGGCGCCACCGTTGCTGCCCCTCTCCCCATCAACAAGCTCAGCGACATTGTGCGCATCGAGGCCGCCATGGCCGGATGGAGCGAGGTCATGCCCCTAACTCTCTGCAGCCACGACGAGAACTTTGCCTGGCTCAACCGCAAGGACGACGGCAACACCGTTGTGAAGCTGGCCAACCCCAAGACGCTGGAGTACCAGGTCGTCCGCACCTCCCTCCTGCCCGGCCTGATCAAGACCATCCGCGAGAACAAGAGCCACAGCTTGCCCATCAAGATCTTCGAGGCCGCCGACGTCGTCTTCAAGGACGAAAAATCCGAACGGAGAGCCCGCAACGAGCGCCacttcgccgccgcctggtGCGGAAAGTCCAGCGGCTTCGAGATCGTCCACGGCCTGCTGGAccgcctgctgctgatgctgcgcACCAACTTCATCGCCGACGGCGGCAAGACCGCTGCCGTCAAGCCCGATGGCTACTGGATCGAGGAGCTCAACGAGGATACCTTCTTCCACGGCCACGCCGCCGCGGTGTATCTCCGACTGGGAGGCAAGGAGCAGCGCATCGGCGAGTTTGGCATTCTGCATCCCTCTGTGCTAGAAAAATTCGATCTAAG ATTCCCCGTCAGTACTTTGGAGATTAACCTAGAAGTCTTCTTATAA
- a CDS encoding uncharacterized protein (BUSCO:EOG092D10XC) — protein MPTISVDKYKLFEALGRKFTKPEFEDLCFEFGIELDEDTEDEERPIVDGVQEPPQLKIEIPANRYDMLCFEGIALNLNIFMGRTAPPNFRVVEPKDGILQTITVSPDTAKVRPYVSGAILRNIKFTQDRYESFIALQDKLHQNLARQRTLVSIGTHDLDTIKGPFTYEALPPRDFKFVPLNQTQELTGETLMTFYENDRHLGRYLHIIKDAPVYPLILDSNRVICSLPPIINGDHSKITVNTTNVFIEITATDITKLDIVTDIMVTMFSQYCAEPFTVEPVKIISDHNNQTRVTPHLRPRVTHAEVDYLNSCTGLNESRENLCKLLSKMAYVARPSDKDSNLLEVAVPPTRADVLHQADIMEDVAVCYGFNRLPRSSPNRGATVAAPLPINKLSDIVRIEAAMAGWSEVMPLTLCSHDENFAWLNRKDDGNTVVKLANPKTLEYQVVRTSLLPGLIKTIRENKSHSLPIKIFEAADVVFKDEKSERRARNERHFAAAWCGKSSGFEIVHGLLDRLLLMLRTNFIADGGKTAAVKPDGYWIEELNEDTFFHGHAAAVYLRLGGKEQRIGEFGILHPSVLEKFDLRFPVSTLEINLEVFL, from the exons ATGCCGACCATTTCCGTCGACAAATACAAGCTCTTCGAGGCCCTTGGCCGAAA ATTCACCAAGCCAGAGTTCGAGGACCTCTGCTTCGAATTCGGCATCGAGCTTGACGAAGACaccgaagacgaggagcgtCCCATCGTCGACGGCGTCCAGGAGCCTCCCCAGCTCAAGATCGAGATCCCCGCCAACCGATATGACATGCTCTGCTTCGAGGGCATTGCCCTCAACCTCAACATCTTCATGGGCCGCACCGCGCCCCCCAACTTCAGAGTCGTAGAGCCCAAGGACGGCATCCTCCAGACCATTACCGTCTCTCCCGATACCGCAAAGGTCCGGCCCTACGTGTCTGGCGCCATCCTCCGCAACATCAAGTTCACCCAGGATCGATACGAGTCCTTCATTGCGCTGCAGGACAAGCTCCACCAGAACTTGGCTCGCCAGCGAACGCTCGTGTCCATCGGAACCCACGACCTGGACACCATCAAGGGTCCCTTCACATACGAGGCACTGCCTCCCCGGGACTTCAAGTTCGTCCCCCTGAACCAGACCCAGGAGCTCACTGGCGAGACCCTCATGACCTTTTACGAAAACGACCGCCATCTTGGACGCTACCTACACATCATCAAGGATGCCCCCGTATACCCCCTCATTCTCGACTCCAACCGAGTCATCTGCTCGCTGCCCCCCATCATCAACGGTGACCACTCCAAGATCACCGTCAACACCACAAACGTCTTCATCGAGATCACCGCCACCGACATCACCAAGCTGGACATTGTCACCGACATCATGGTCACCATGTTCTCTCAGTACTGCGCTGAGCCCTTCACCGTGGAGCCCGTCAAGATCATCTCGGACCACAACAACCAGACCCGCGTCACTCCCCATCTGCGTCCTCGCGTCACCCACGCCGAGGTCGACTACCTCAACAGCTGCACTGGCCTCAACGAGTCCCGCGAGAACCTCTGCAAGCTCCTCTCCAAGATGGCCTACGTCGCTCGGCCGTCGGACAAGGACTCCAACCTGCTGGAGGTGGCCGTCCCCCCTACCCGTGCCGATGTCCTGCACCAGGCCGATATCATGGAGGACGTCGCCGTCTGCTACGGTTTCAACAGACTGCCTCGCAGCTCCCCCAACCGCGGCGCCACCGTTGCTGCCCCTCTCCCCATCAACAAGCTCAGCGACATTGTGCGCATCGAGGCCGCCATGGCCGGATGGAGCGAGGTCATGCCCCTAACTCTCTGCAGCCACGACGAGAACTTTGCCTGGCTCAACCGCAAGGACGACGGCAACACCGTTGTGAAGCTGGCCAACCCCAAGACGCTGGAGTACCAGGTCGTCCGCACCTCCCTCCTGCCCGGCCTGATCAAGACCATCCGCGAGAACAAGAGCCACAGCTTGCCCATCAAGATCTTCGAGGCCGCCGACGTCGTCTTCAAGGACGAAAAATCCGAACGGAGAGCCCGCAACGAGCGCCacttcgccgccgcctggtGCGGAAAGTCCAGCGGCTTCGAGATCGTCCACGGCCTGCTGGAccgcctgctgctgatgctgcgcACCAACTTCATCGCCGACGGCGGCAAGACCGCTGCCGTCAAGCCCGATGGCTACTGGATCGAGGAGCTCAACGAGGATACCTTCTTCCACGGCCACGCCGCCGCGGTGTATCTCCGACTGGGAGGCAAGGAGCAGCGCATCGGCGAGTTTGGCATTCTGCATCCCTCTGTGCTAGAAAAATTCGATCTAAG ATTCCCCGTCAGTACTTTGGAGATTAACCTAGAAGTCTTCTTATAA
- a CDS encoding uncharacterized protein (TransMembrane:1 (o494-517i)~BUSCO:EOG092D13HB) codes for MAEAINASDELYPIAVLIDELKHDDVLLRLNAIHRLSTIALALGAERTRDELIPFLDESVEDEDEVLVALSEELGNFIEYVGGPSWGHVLLSPLENLAAIEEPVVRDKAVESLNKICEELSPQQVEEFFIPLTIRLAKADWFTSKVSGCGLFTAPYKKVSPPVQEQLRQQFGLLVHDETPMVRRQAASNLAKFVKEMPAAIVIDEMIPLFQHLVQDDQDSVRLLTVEILIAIAEGVPKEQQAGHGVLLTSLRNLIEDKSWRVRYMIADRFEKIAKAVDEEVVSRDLVPAFVKLLKDNEAEVRTAIAGQIPGFCGLIDQQTLLNDIMGSVEDLVSDTSQHVRAALGTQISGLAPILGKQETIDHLLPMFLQMLKDEFPEVRLHIISKLELVNQVIGIEPLSVSLLPAIVNLAEDKQWRVRLAIIEYIPLLASQLGVKFFDEKLSNLCMGWLGDTVFSIREAATHNLKKLTEVFGVEWASEAIIPKVMTMGNHPNYLYRMTTCFAISTLASVVSIDVISKSILPMLDKMTDDDIPNIRFNVAKTYSVLINALQRLPEQGTLYTIEKQETPAEQATPSPRGQELIQQRILPNLTKLQKDDDVDVRYYATQAVAEATGTGASGGGEPMNTSP; via the exons ATGGCTGAAGCAATAAACGCCAGCGACGAGCTCTATCCCATCGCCGTGCTCATCGATGAGCTCAAG CACGACGATGTCTTGCTCCGACTCAACGCGATCCACCGGCTCTCTACAATTGCTCTTGCCCTCGGCGCCGAGCGGACAAGAGATGAGCTGATTCCCTTCCTCGACG AGTCcgtcgaggacgaggacgaagtcTTGGTTGCCCTGAGCGAGGAGCTTGGCAACTTCATCGAATACGTTGGAGGTCCTTCCTGGGGCCACGTCTTGCTCTCCCCTCTCGAGAACCTCGCCGCCATAGAGGAGCCCGTCGTTCGAGACAAG GCCGTCGAGTCTCTCAACAAGATCTGCGAGGAGCTCTCGCCGCAACAAGTCGAAGAGTTCTTCATCCCCCTCACAATCAGACTCGCCAAGGCAGACTGGTTCACATCCAAGGTTTCTGGATGTGGCCTCTTCACAGCTCCATACAAAAAAGTTTCCCCTCCCGTCCAGGAGCAGCTCCGTCAACAGTTTGGCCTGCTCGTCCACGATGAGACCCCCATGGTCCGACGCCAAGCCGCGTCCAACCTCGCCAAGTTTGTCAAGGAGATGCCCGCTGCCATTGTCATTGACGAAATGATTCCCCTCTTCCAGCACCTCGTTCAAGACGACCAGGACAGCGTTCGATTACTCACCGTAGAGATTCTCATTGCCATCGCCGAGGGCGTCCCCAAGGAGCAGCAGGCTGGTCACGGAGTCTTGCTGACTTCGCTGCGAAATTTGATAGAGGATAAGAGCTGGAGAGTCAGGTACATGATTGCCGATAGATTTGAAAAG attgcCAAGGCAGTCGACGAGGAAGTCGTCTCGAGAGATTTAGTGCCTGCATTCGTCAAGCTTCTTAAGGACAACGAGGCGGAGGTGCGGACAGCCATTGCCGGCCAGATTCCCGGATTCTGCGGCCTCATAGACCAGCAGACACTTCTCAACGACATCATGGGAAGCGTCGAGGACCTTGTCTCGGACACGTCGCAGCACGTGCGCGCTGCATTGGGAACTCAGATCAGTGGCCTGGCTCCCATACTGGGCAAGCAGGA GACAATCGACCACCTTCTGCCCATGTTCCTCCAGATGCTCAAGGATGAATTCCCAGAAGTTAGGCTCCACATTATTTCAAAGCTTGAGCTGGTCAACCAAG tcattgGCATTGAGCCCCTGTCTGTCTCACTGCTGCCAGCTATTGTCAACCTGGCAGAAGATAAACAGTGGCGTGTGcgcctcgccatcatcgagTACATTCCGTTGCTGGCCAGCCAGCTGGGCGTCAAATTCTTTGACGAAAAGCTCAGCAATCTGTGCATGGGATGGCTTGGTGAcaccgtcttctccatccgTGAGGCTGCTACACACAACCTAAAGAAACTGACCGAAGTATTTGGCGTGGAGTGGGCAAGCGAGGCCATCATTCCCAAGGTTATGACCATGGGCAACCACCCGAACTATCTGTACCGGATGACTACCTGCTTTGCCATCTCG ACTCTGGCCTCTGTTGTCAGCATAGATGTTATTTCCAAGTCCATCCTGCCCATGCTGGACAAGATGACTGACGACGACATCCCCAACATCCGATTTAACGTTGCAAAGACCTACTCGGTCCTCATCAACGCCCTACAGCGTCTGCCTGAGCAGGGAACCCTGTATACTATTGAGAAGCAGGAGACGCCGGCTGAGCAGGCAACACCCTCACCTCGGGGCCAAGAGCTGATCCAGCAGCGCATCTTGCCGAACCTGACCAAGCTGCAGAAGGATGACGATGTAGATGTCCGGTACTATGCGACGCAGGCGGTAGCTGAGGCGACAGGCACCGGAGCCTCAGGAGGCGGAGAGCCTATGAATACTTCACCATAG